A window from Flavobacterium sp. 83 encodes these proteins:
- a CDS encoding DUF5686 family protein — MKQLCLLFFLFTISLHAQFQANGIVKEASTNKPLPFASITVNNGTNTITDVDGKFSILSSIPFSTFDVSYIGFTKATVFIQKNKNYYIVVLSQKLHDLNEVVIPKENPALLIIKKVIENKNNNNPQKKLRSFEFKSYNKLIVTANPDSIDGRIDSVFIQKSIGKKFSKIDSSDYKFKEIIRKQHLFQTEKVSQYQFHNSKLKETILGTKMAGFKQPIYEILAFNLQSFSIYDSSYELFETKYNSPIANDALKDYNYKILDSLTIDGRNTYMIYFKNKKKRKASGLEGVLYIDQNNFAVAKAIMRIKGVLDISGTHNFKYIPSENLWFPSDKTFKIVKGKNDDDLKILGGTIQFDGDVEKDFKRRKKEASDYTYLLSQSNNFDIHYNTPIEIKKASIYIEIKDDAINKPENFWNTYRKDSLDSRSHNTYLALDSISVKKRIESRIRFGRKIINGYLPIGKFDLDLRKLFSYNNYEGFRLGIGGITNEDFSKKYRIEGYSAYGTKDGNFKYNLGTATRVGKFSNSWIGASYTDDVREIASTSYAIDKRIFKLYDPRPINISTFYKYVSWKTFIETKIIPKTESIWELSHSVVEPKFNYIYNLNGKLYSNYTMTTAMVSLRWNPFSDYMQTPTGRIEVEKRFPKFTFQYTQSLPKIWQNNFVFSKIDFKTEYEKKYLNGQKTSLIFEAGYAFGDIPLTHLYNTSPNNLNKETIIQRITFAGKNSFETMYFNEFFSSEFAFFQFKHSFSRVTIFKKIKPSLVLVSRMAWGNMKKPEQHVGVDYKTLNKGFFESGIELNQIFKGLGISAFYRYGPNQLPKFEDNIAVKINYVLNLGL; from the coding sequence ATGAAGCAATTGTGTTTGTTGTTCTTTTTATTTACGATTTCGCTACATGCGCAATTTCAGGCAAATGGGATTGTAAAAGAAGCCTCCACAAATAAACCACTTCCTTTTGCCAGCATTACTGTAAATAACGGTACTAATACCATCACTGATGTTGATGGTAAATTCAGTATTTTATCTTCAATTCCCTTTTCAACTTTTGATGTTTCTTATATTGGTTTCACCAAAGCGACTGTTTTTATTCAAAAAAACAAAAACTATTATATCGTAGTGCTTTCTCAAAAATTGCACGACCTCAACGAGGTGGTTATTCCAAAAGAGAATCCGGCTTTGCTAATTATAAAGAAAGTAATTGAAAACAAAAACAACAATAATCCCCAAAAAAAACTACGCAGTTTTGAGTTTAAATCCTACAATAAATTAATTGTAACTGCTAATCCTGACTCTATTGATGGTAGAATTGATTCAGTTTTCATACAGAAATCCATTGGGAAAAAATTCTCCAAAATTGATTCCTCGGATTATAAGTTTAAAGAAATTATTCGAAAACAACATTTGTTTCAAACCGAAAAAGTGTCGCAATACCAATTCCATAATTCGAAATTAAAGGAAACGATTTTAGGTACTAAAATGGCTGGTTTCAAACAACCTATTTATGAAATCCTCGCTTTTAATTTGCAATCTTTCTCGATTTATGATTCGAGTTATGAACTTTTTGAAACCAAATACAATAGTCCAATTGCTAATGATGCTTTAAAAGACTACAACTACAAAATACTCGATTCTTTGACAATAGATGGTAGGAATACCTATATGATTTATTTCAAGAACAAGAAGAAAAGAAAAGCATCCGGACTGGAAGGCGTACTTTATATTGATCAAAATAATTTTGCTGTCGCCAAAGCCATTATGCGCATAAAAGGCGTACTTGACATTAGCGGAACACATAATTTTAAATACATTCCCAGTGAGAACTTATGGTTCCCATCTGATAAAACTTTTAAAATAGTAAAAGGCAAAAATGATGACGACCTAAAAATTCTGGGGGGAACCATTCAATTTGATGGTGATGTCGAAAAAGATTTTAAACGACGAAAAAAAGAAGCCTCAGATTATACTTACTTGTTATCGCAAAGCAATAATTTTGATATTCATTATAATACTCCAATAGAAATTAAAAAAGCATCCATTTACATCGAGATTAAAGATGATGCTATTAACAAACCTGAAAATTTTTGGAATACTTACAGAAAAGACAGCCTAGACAGTCGAAGCCATAATACCTATTTGGCACTTGATAGCATTTCCGTAAAAAAAAGAATCGAAAGTCGCATCCGTTTTGGTAGAAAAATCATCAATGGTTATTTGCCGATAGGAAAGTTTGACTTAGATCTTCGAAAATTATTCAGCTACAATAATTACGAAGGCTTCCGACTGGGAATAGGCGGTATCACAAACGAAGATTTTTCAAAAAAATATAGAATTGAAGGCTATTCTGCATATGGTACAAAGGATGGCAATTTCAAGTATAATTTAGGAACGGCAACTCGGGTGGGGAAATTCTCTAATTCCTGGATTGGTGCTTCCTACACTGATGATGTTCGGGAAATTGCCAGTACTTCCTACGCAATAGATAAAAGAATTTTTAAACTCTATGATCCAAGACCTATAAACATCAGTACATTTTACAAATATGTGAGTTGGAAAACATTTATAGAAACTAAAATCATCCCTAAAACAGAAAGTATATGGGAACTATCCCATTCTGTTGTTGAACCCAAATTCAATTATATTTATAATCTGAATGGAAAATTATATTCTAATTATACGATGACAACAGCTATGGTTTCGTTGCGATGGAATCCTTTCAGTGATTATATGCAAACACCAACAGGAAGAATCGAAGTAGAAAAACGTTTTCCGAAATTTACCTTTCAATACACGCAATCACTACCAAAAATATGGCAAAATAATTTTGTCTTCAGTAAAATTGACTTCAAAACAGAATATGAAAAAAAGTATTTAAATGGTCAAAAAACGAGTTTGATTTTTGAAGCGGGATATGCTTTTGGCGACATTCCATTGACCCATTTGTACAATACTTCCCCTAACAACTTAAATAAAGAAACAATAATTCAAAGAATTACTTTTGCAGGAAAAAACAGCTTTGAAACCATGTATTTTAATGAATTTTTCTCCAGTGAATTTGCTTTTTTTCAATTCAAGCACAGCTTTAGTCGGGTTACTATATTCAAAAAAATAAAACCTTCCTTAGTCCTTGTATCCCGAATGGCTTGGGGAAACATGAAAAAACCAGAACAACATGTTGGTGTCGATTACAAAACTTTAAATAAAGGTTTTTTTGAATCAGGAATAGAACTCAACCAAATTTTTAAAGGCTTGGGAATAAGCGCATTTTACCGTTACGGCCCGAATCAACTTCCTAAATTTGAAGATAATATTGCTGTAAAAATAAACTACGTACTTAATTTAGGCCTTTAA
- the pyrH gene encoding UMP kinase, producing the protein MKYKRILLKLSGEALMGDMHYGIDPKRLAEYADEIKQIHDKGVEIAIVIGGGNIFRGVAGASAGMDRVQGDYMGMLATVINGMALQGALEDKGMKTRLQTALKMESIAEPYIKRRAVRHLEKGRIVIFGAGTGNPYFTTDTAAVLRGVEIDSDVILKGTRVDGVYDCDPEKNASAVKFDFISFDDVLKKGLNVMDTTAFTLSQENKLPIVVFDMNKLGNLLKICSGENIGTVVNI; encoded by the coding sequence ATGAAATATAAAAGAATTCTTCTAAAACTAAGTGGCGAAGCTTTAATGGGCGATATGCACTACGGAATTGACCCAAAAAGATTAGCTGAATATGCTGACGAAATTAAGCAAATTCATGATAAAGGAGTAGAAATAGCCATTGTAATAGGTGGTGGAAATATTTTTAGAGGAGTTGCCGGAGCAAGTGCAGGAATGGACAGAGTGCAAGGAGATTATATGGGAATGTTAGCTACAGTAATTAACGGAATGGCTTTGCAAGGCGCATTAGAGGATAAAGGAATGAAAACTCGTTTGCAGACCGCCTTAAAAATGGAATCAATCGCCGAGCCTTATATCAAAAGAAGAGCCGTTCGTCATCTTGAAAAAGGAAGAATTGTGATTTTTGGTGCAGGAACAGGAAACCCTTATTTTACAACTGATACCGCTGCTGTTTTGCGTGGTGTAGAAATTGACTCTGATGTAATACTAAAAGGAACTCGTGTTGATGGTGTTTATGATTGTGATCCTGAGAAAAATGCTTCCGCTGTGAAATTTGACTTTATTTCTTTTGATGATGTCCTTAAAAAAGGACTGAACGTAATGGACACCACAGCATTCACATTAAGCCAGGAAAACAAACTACCCATTGTAGTTTTTGACATGAACAAATTAGGAAATCTATTGAAAATTTGCTCAGGAGAAAACATAGGAACAGTAGTAAATATATAA
- a CDS encoding LytTR family DNA-binding domain-containing protein — protein sequence MNTKLKCLLLDDELPGLTYLKMLCEQIPELEIVKAFDNPERLLAEIPKLDFDLCISDIEMPGIDGLSLAGLLQNKLVIFTTAYKNYAAEAFDIDAVDYITKPVTKERLQKAVTKALERFNKPEITKKFIHLNTDKGKALLYFHQIHYVKTAVTDSRDKEVFLTDGSSLILKNINFDSLLSQLPETDFCRVNKKEIIAMKAVKFFNHNEITLSHQEQNGKFTTLILSETYRFDFLIKVKI from the coding sequence TTGAATACAAAACTCAAATGCTTACTGCTGGACGATGAATTACCTGGATTGACGTACCTGAAGATGCTTTGTGAGCAAATTCCAGAATTAGAAATCGTAAAAGCATTCGACAATCCTGAAAGATTACTGGCTGAAATTCCAAAACTCGATTTTGATTTATGTATTTCAGATATCGAAATGCCAGGAATTGATGGCTTGAGTCTGGCGGGTTTATTACAAAATAAATTAGTCATTTTTACCACTGCCTATAAAAACTACGCTGCCGAAGCATTTGATATTGATGCCGTTGATTACATCACAAAACCGGTTACAAAAGAGCGTTTGCAAAAAGCAGTCACAAAGGCTTTGGAACGATTTAATAAACCTGAGATTACTAAAAAATTCATCCATTTAAATACGGATAAAGGGAAAGCATTATTGTATTTCCATCAGATTCATTATGTAAAAACTGCAGTGACTGACAGTAGAGATAAAGAAGTATTTCTTACTGACGGCAGTTCTCTGATTTTAAAAAACATTAATTTCGATTCCCTTTTAAGTCAGCTTCCTGAAACTGATTTTTGCAGGGTGAATAAAAAAGAAATCATTGCGATGAAGGCCGTGAAATTTTTCAATCACAATGAAATTACGCTAAGCCATCAAGAACAAAACGGAAAATTCACCACGCTAATTTTAAGTGAAACTTATCGTTTTGATTTTTTAATCAAAGTCAAAATCTAA
- a CDS encoding cation:proton antiporter, whose translation MRSFKNSLFYLIIIGGFSALMYWIVLKGKTLEIGQNIVHHQIENGHWNDFLASMNHNLQHPLAILLAQIVTIILVARFFGWVCRRIGQPTVIGEMIAGIVLGPSLIGMYFPEFSAMLFPKDSLGNLQFLSQIGLILFMFVIGMELDLKVLKNKAHDAVVISHASIIIPFTLGLGLAYFIYHSFAPPGVEFLSFGLFLGIAMSITAFPVLAGIVRERGIHKTKLGAIVITCAAADDITAWCILAAVIAIVKAGSFMSSLYVIALAILYVIVMLNVVRPFLKRVGDLNSTRESLNKPVVAIFFLTLLLSSYASELIGIHALFGAFLAGVIMPENNKFRTIFIEKVEDVSVVILLPLFFVFTGLRTQIGLIDDPHLWKITGLIILVAVVGKFFGSALAAKFVGHSWKDSLSIGTLMNTRGLMELVVLNIGYDLGVLSTEIFTMMVIMALATTFMTGPALDLINYLFKTKDSIIPEEISNKSKYKVLISFATPEKGKTLLKVANSLVKKQSGNTVITAMHLSLSSELHSFDMKDYERDMFLPVISESESLNQKIITLFKASNDIDSDITDTANQGEYDLLLVGLGQSIFEGTLLGKVLGFTTRIINPDRLIDKFTGKEGLFENSPFDERTRQIIAKSKMSVGILVDKELEEINQVFMPIFSDEDVFLIEFAQKLIRNNGSQITVLDAVGHIRNNRKIQEGIRSIEQIAPNHIMVMQERTIKKEFLEQQDLMIISLESWKKLLDSHSIWLNNTPSVLIIKP comes from the coding sequence ATGAGAAGTTTTAAAAATTCACTTTTTTATTTGATAATTATAGGCGGATTTTCTGCCTTGATGTATTGGATTGTCCTAAAAGGGAAAACCCTCGAAATAGGACAAAACATTGTTCATCACCAAATAGAAAACGGACATTGGAATGATTTTTTAGCATCGATGAACCATAATTTGCAACATCCACTGGCCATTCTTCTGGCGCAAATTGTCACTATTATTTTAGTCGCTCGATTTTTTGGATGGGTTTGCAGAAGAATTGGGCAGCCAACTGTAATAGGGGAGATGATTGCGGGGATAGTTTTAGGACCTTCTTTAATCGGGATGTATTTTCCTGAATTTTCGGCAATGTTGTTTCCAAAAGATTCGTTAGGCAACCTGCAGTTTTTGAGCCAAATTGGATTAATTCTTTTCATGTTTGTTATTGGGATGGAATTGGATTTAAAAGTGCTTAAAAATAAAGCGCACGATGCTGTTGTTATTAGTCACGCCAGTATTATTATTCCGTTTACTTTAGGGTTAGGATTGGCTTATTTTATATACCATTCTTTTGCGCCTCCCGGAGTTGAATTTCTTTCTTTTGGATTGTTCCTGGGAATTGCCATGAGTATTACGGCTTTTCCAGTTTTGGCGGGTATCGTTAGGGAACGCGGAATTCATAAGACTAAATTAGGCGCAATTGTAATTACCTGTGCCGCCGCCGATGATATTACGGCATGGTGTATTCTTGCAGCAGTAATTGCAATTGTAAAAGCAGGATCTTTTATGAGCTCTTTGTATGTTATTGCACTCGCAATACTTTATGTAATTGTAATGCTGAATGTAGTTAGACCTTTCTTAAAAAGAGTAGGGGATTTGAATTCCACAAGAGAAAGTCTTAACAAACCGGTTGTGGCTATTTTCTTTTTGACATTGTTATTGTCTTCTTATGCGTCTGAGTTGATAGGGATTCACGCTTTATTTGGAGCATTTTTGGCGGGGGTAATCATGCCGGAAAATAATAAATTCCGCACTATTTTTATCGAAAAAGTAGAAGACGTTTCCGTTGTAATATTACTCCCTTTATTCTTTGTTTTTACAGGTTTACGAACCCAAATAGGATTGATTGACGATCCTCATTTATGGAAAATTACAGGCTTGATTATTTTGGTTGCTGTGGTTGGTAAGTTTTTTGGTAGCGCGCTTGCGGCAAAGTTCGTAGGACATAGCTGGAAAGACAGTCTGTCTATTGGTACCTTAATGAATACGAGAGGTTTGATGGAGTTGGTTGTGCTAAATATTGGATATGATTTAGGGGTTTTATCAACCGAAATTTTTACCATGATGGTTATTATGGCATTGGCGACGACCTTTATGACGGGTCCGGCTTTGGATTTAATAAATTATCTTTTCAAAACAAAAGACAGTATTATCCCGGAAGAGATCAGTAATAAAAGTAAATATAAAGTGCTGATTTCTTTTGCCACACCCGAAAAAGGAAAAACATTATTGAAAGTAGCTAATAGTTTAGTCAAAAAGCAAAGTGGAAATACGGTGATTACCGCAATGCATTTATCGTTAAGTTCAGAGCTGCATTCTTTTGATATGAAAGATTATGAACGAGATATGTTTTTGCCGGTTATCTCGGAATCAGAAAGTCTGAATCAAAAAATAATTACCCTTTTCAAAGCGTCAAATGATATTGATTCAGATATAACGGATACGGCTAATCAAGGCGAATACGATTTACTGTTAGTAGGTTTAGGACAATCTATTTTCGAAGGAACGTTACTGGGTAAAGTACTTGGTTTTACGACAAGAATTATTAATCCGGATCGTTTGATTGATAAATTTACTGGAAAAGAAGGCTTGTTTGAAAATTCGCCTTTTGATGAAAGAACGAGGCAAATTATTGCTAAAAGCAAAATGTCAGTTGGAATTCTTGTGGATAAAGAATTAGAGGAGATTAATCAGGTCTTTATGCCCATTTTTAGTGATGAAGATGTTTTTTTGATTGAATTTGCCCAAAAATTGATTCGCAATAACGGTTCTCAAATTACCGTTTTGGATGCTGTTGGACACATTAGAAACAATAGAAAAATCCAAGAAGGAATTCGTTCGATAGAACAAATAGCTCCTAATCATATTATGGTGATGCAGGAAAGGACAATTAAAAAAGAGTTTTTAGAGCAACAGGATTTGATGATTATCAGTTTAGAAAGCTGGAAAAAACTGCTGGATTCTCATAGTATTTGGCTCAATAATACACCATCAGTGTTGATTATTAAACCTTAA
- a CDS encoding multidrug efflux SMR transporter, translating to MNWILLIIGGLFEVGFATCLGKAKESSGVAATLWLGGFLLCLTISMLLLYKATQTLPIGTAYAVWTGIGAVGTVLVGIFVFKEPADFWRVFFITTLIASIIGLKFVSSH from the coding sequence ATGAACTGGATTTTATTGATTATCGGAGGCCTTTTTGAAGTGGGTTTTGCCACTTGTTTAGGCAAAGCCAAAGAGAGTTCAGGTGTTGCCGCTACACTATGGCTGGGTGGGTTTTTACTTTGTTTGACTATCAGTATGCTATTACTTTATAAAGCCACACAAACATTACCTATAGGAACTGCTTATGCGGTTTGGACTGGTATAGGTGCTGTAGGAACCGTTTTAGTGGGAATTTTTGTTTTTAAAGAACCAGCTGATTTTTGGAGGGTTTTCTTTATCACTACTTTAATAGCTTCGATTATTGGACTAAAATTTGTGTCGAGTCATTAA
- a CDS encoding cation:proton antiporter, with amino-acid sequence MKNYKNAIFYFGVTGGFTALMYWIIKKGKHLEVSKKVTLATIENGSWNDFIASMQHSFQDPLAILLAQIITIILVARFFGWVFKKIGQPSVIGEIIAGIVLGPSLLGMYFPEFSAALFPVESLGNLKFLSQIGLILFMFVIGMELDLKVLKNKANEAVVISHASIVIPFTLGIGLAYFVYNRFAPEGVKFLSFSLFMGIAMSITAFPVLARIVQERGIHKTKLGAIVITCAAADDITAWCILAVVIAIVKAGTFVSSLYIISLAIIYVLLMIFIVKPFLKRIGDLYGSKDSIIKPVVAIFFLVLILSSYATEVIGIHALFGAFMAGAIMPDVPKFRSIFIEKVEDVALILLLPLFFVFTGLKTEIGLINDPYLWKVTGFIILVAVVGKFLGSALAAKFVGQSWRDSLTIGALMNTRGLMELIVLNIGLELKVLTPEVFTMMVIMALVTTFMTGPALDLINYIFKTKDNIDNEEVSNNKFRILISFGNNEKGKSLLRLANSLIKKTKETASVTVMHLSLSDEMHQFNMEDKEKNSFIPIVEESRILKQEITTIFKATIDIETDIADIANQGDFDLLLIGLGKSIFEGTILGKVIGFTTRIINPDRLIDKFTGKEGLFENSPFDERTRQIISKTKMPIGILIDKDLQNVNEIFLPIFCQEDSFLIEYVQKLIYNNNSKIMILDVNGHIDSNFVIKSAINSLEQKYPNNIGIITDRIVKKEFLAKQDLMLISLESWKTLVDSRSVWLSGVPSVLILKH; translated from the coding sequence ATGAAAAATTATAAAAATGCAATATTTTATTTCGGTGTAACTGGTGGTTTCACCGCTTTAATGTACTGGATTATTAAAAAAGGAAAGCATTTAGAAGTAAGCAAAAAAGTTACCCTTGCTACAATTGAAAATGGTTCTTGGAATGATTTTATAGCTTCCATGCAACATAGCTTTCAAGATCCTTTAGCGATACTTTTAGCCCAAATTATAACGATAATACTTGTAGCCCGATTTTTTGGTTGGGTTTTTAAAAAAATTGGACAACCCTCAGTAATAGGGGAGATTATTGCCGGTATTGTTTTAGGTCCATCCTTATTAGGGATGTATTTTCCTGAATTTTCAGCGGCATTGTTTCCAGTGGAATCGTTAGGGAATTTAAAGTTTTTAAGTCAAATAGGGTTGATACTGTTCATGTTCGTTATAGGCATGGAACTCGATTTGAAAGTATTAAAAAATAAAGCCAATGAAGCCGTAGTGATTAGTCACGCCAGTATTGTAATTCCTTTTACGCTAGGCATTGGATTGGCTTACTTTGTTTACAATAGATTTGCTCCAGAAGGAGTCAAATTTCTTTCTTTTAGTTTGTTTATGGGAATAGCCATGAGTATAACTGCTTTTCCAGTTTTGGCAAGAATCGTTCAGGAAAGAGGAATTCATAAAACTAAATTAGGTGCTATTGTCATTACCTGTGCCGCAGCTGATGATATTACTGCTTGGTGTATACTGGCAGTTGTAATTGCAATTGTAAAAGCTGGAACTTTTGTCAGTTCGTTATACATCATTTCACTAGCTATAATTTATGTTCTATTGATGATTTTTATTGTAAAGCCTTTTTTGAAAAGAATAGGTGATTTATATGGAAGTAAGGATAGTATTATAAAACCGGTTGTTGCCATCTTTTTTCTTGTTCTTATACTTTCTTCTTATGCTACTGAAGTGATTGGTATTCATGCGCTTTTTGGTGCTTTTATGGCAGGGGCTATCATGCCTGATGTTCCAAAATTCAGATCTATATTTATTGAGAAAGTAGAAGATGTTGCCTTGATACTTTTATTGCCTTTATTTTTCGTTTTTACTGGTTTAAAAACGGAGATTGGACTTATCAATGATCCTTACTTATGGAAAGTAACGGGATTTATTATTCTGGTTGCGGTTGTCGGGAAGTTTTTAGGGAGTGCTTTAGCTGCTAAATTTGTAGGTCAGAGTTGGCGCGATAGTTTAACTATTGGTGCCTTGATGAATACTAGAGGTTTAATGGAATTAATTGTGTTGAACATTGGATTAGAACTTAAAGTATTGACTCCCGAAGTTTTTACAATGATGGTTATCATGGCGTTAGTGACTACTTTTATGACTGGCCCAGCTTTGGATTTAATTAATTACATTTTTAAGACGAAAGACAATATTGACAATGAGGAAGTGTCAAATAATAAATTCCGAATTTTAATCTCCTTTGGTAATAACGAAAAAGGGAAATCCCTTTTACGATTGGCCAACAGTTTAATCAAGAAAACAAAAGAAACAGCATCAGTTACGGTTATGCATTTGTCATTGAGTGATGAAATGCATCAATTTAATATGGAAGACAAAGAGAAAAATAGTTTTATTCCAATTGTTGAAGAATCTAGAATACTAAAACAAGAAATTACCACTATTTTTAAAGCAACAATCGATATTGAAACCGACATTGCTGATATTGCAAATCAAGGAGATTTCGACTTACTGCTTATTGGTTTAGGGAAATCAATTTTTGAAGGAACCATTCTCGGAAAAGTAATTGGTTTCACCACGAGAATAATCAATCCGGACCGACTGATTGATAAGTTTACCGGAAAAGAAGGATTGTTTGAAAATTCTCCTTTTGATGAAAGAACTAGACAAATTATTTCTAAAACCAAGATGCCGATTGGGATTTTGATTGACAAAGATTTGCAAAATGTAAATGAAATTTTTCTTCCTATTTTTTGTCAAGAAGATTCATTTTTGATTGAATATGTTCAAAAATTAATTTATAATAACAATTCCAAAATAATGATTTTGGATGTAAATGGTCATATTGATTCTAATTTTGTAATTAAGAGTGCGATAAATTCATTGGAACAAAAATACCCAAACAACATAGGTATAATCACGGATAGAATTGTGAAAAAGGAATTTTTAGCTAAACAGGATTTAATGCTAATTAGTCTCGAAAGTTGGAAAACATTGGTGGATTCCAGAAGTGTTTGGTTGAGTGGTGTTCCATCGGTATTGATATTGAAACATTAA
- a CDS encoding sensor histidine kinase, producing the protein MNQIQENNGVIYMFLAIILILIIALCYVIYRLIQSGRAKESVEEKFHLLEMKVNNLQLETLESKLNPHLFKNILNSIQSHAYQTYFALDKLANVLDYILYESQKKFVSPKEEIEFALNLIEINKIKVSPLFELKVKTKINEGEMLYEQRLLAPLISIDLIENAFKHADLQSADAFISVLFEFKDNCFYLTVSNKISDKKILKKERSGIGATALEQRLKIIYKNQFKLDKFVENDIYIAHLKINLLEYKTQMLTAGR; encoded by the coding sequence ATGAATCAAATTCAAGAAAATAATGGTGTGATTTATATGTTTCTGGCTATTATTTTAATCCTGATAATTGCCCTTTGCTATGTTATTTATCGATTAATCCAATCTGGAAGAGCCAAAGAAAGCGTAGAGGAAAAGTTTCATTTACTGGAAATGAAAGTAAATAATTTACAGTTGGAAACATTAGAATCAAAGCTTAATCCCCATCTTTTTAAAAATATTCTCAATTCCATTCAGTCACATGCATACCAAACCTATTTTGCGTTAGATAAATTAGCGAATGTGCTGGATTACATTTTATACGAAAGCCAGAAAAAATTTGTTTCACCAAAAGAAGAAATCGAGTTTGCACTGAATCTGATAGAAATCAATAAAATTAAAGTCAGTCCACTTTTTGAATTGAAGGTAAAAACCAAAATTAACGAAGGTGAAATGCTTTATGAACAGCGACTTTTAGCACCTTTAATTTCGATAGATTTAATTGAAAATGCTTTTAAACATGCTGATTTGCAAAGTGCGGATGCTTTTATTTCGGTGTTGTTTGAATTTAAAGACAATTGTTTCTATTTGACGGTTTCGAATAAAATTTCAGATAAAAAGATATTGAAAAAAGAACGAAGCGGTATTGGAGCCACCGCATTGGAACAACGATTGAAAATTATATACAAAAATCAGTTTAAACTGGATAAATTTGTAGAAAATGACATTTATATTGCGCACTTAAAAATCAATCTTCTTGAATACAAAACTCAAATGCTTACTGCTGGACGATGA
- the frr gene encoding ribosome recycling factor has product MTEEIEFILDSTKESMTGSIAHLEKEFLNIRAGKASPAMLGSVFVDYYGSATPLSQVSKISVPDARTITLQPFEKNMLQAIEKAIMIANIGFNPMNNGDVIIISVPALTEERRRELAKQAKVEAEDAKIGIRNARKDANTEIKKLEKEGTSEDICKSAEEEVQNLTNGFIRKIDELLVLKEAEIMKV; this is encoded by the coding sequence ATGACTGAAGAAATTGAATTTATATTAGATAGCACTAAAGAATCGATGACTGGTTCTATTGCTCATTTAGAAAAAGAATTTTTAAATATTCGTGCCGGAAAAGCATCTCCTGCAATGTTAGGAAGTGTTTTTGTAGATTATTATGGCTCAGCAACACCTCTTTCACAAGTATCTAAAATCAGTGTTCCTGATGCAAGAACGATCACTTTGCAGCCATTTGAAAAAAACATGCTACAAGCAATCGAAAAAGCGATTATGATAGCAAACATTGGTTTTAATCCAATGAACAACGGTGATGTAATAATCATAAGCGTTCCTGCATTAACTGAAGAAAGAAGACGTGAACTTGCCAAACAAGCAAAAGTAGAAGCCGAAGATGCAAAAATTGGTATTCGTAACGCAAGAAAAGACGCCAATACTGAGATTAAAAAACTAGAAAAAGAGGGAACATCCGAAGACATTTGCAAAAGTGCCGAAGAAGAAGTTCAAAACTTAACCAATGGTTTTATCAGAAAAATAGATGAACTTCTAGTACTGAAAGAAGCTGAGATTATGAAGGTTTAA